The segment GTTCGACCACTTGACGCCCGTCCGGAAGTTCGCCGCCGGCAGCACGGCGCCCGTGAGATCGGCGTTCGTGAGGTTCACATTGGTCAGATTGGTGTTGGACATGTTCGCCGACCGGAAGTTCGCGCCGGTGAGATCCGACCCATACAGCGATGATCCAGCGGCCAGGGCGGATCCCTGGAAGTTGGCGGTGGTCAGGGTCGAGAACTGCAGGCTCACCTTCTCAGTGACCCCAGGCATCTGGAGGCCTGGCTGCTGCCGGCGTCGATGCTCTGGTTGCCGTCGTGGTACTCCTGCGCGCACAGGTAGCCATTGCTCGAGCCGTACCAGTCGGAGGTCATCACCGTCTGCTGGCTGGGGCACGAGTTGGTGCTCGAGCTCTTGGTGGTGTTCTGCGCCGTGGCGGTGGCGGCGAACACGGTGGTGGCGATGAGCGCTGCGCCAACGGCGGTGGCTATGGGGCGGACGGGGGCCATGCGGATCTCCTCGGAGGACGTCTGCGGAAAGGCTAGGTCGGTGGCCCGCCGGGGTCTACGGGGCAACCCCCACAGATGCCTGCGCCCAGGGGAACGGGAAGGGGCCCCGAAGGGCCCCTTCAGCCAACGTGTTGGAGAACTCGCGCCAGCACCGGCGGCGATCCGCCACGCGGCGGGGCCCCGCTACGGGCGCACGAGCACGGAATCGAGGTTGAGGGCACCCAGCACGGCGTCCTGGATCGGCTGCGTTGCCTGGTTCATCTCGTTCGCGCCGAAGTCCGGCCCCACCACCGTGCGCGTGGCACGCGCACCGGCATCCGCATCGGCCAGCGCCAGGTAGGCGTCAACCACCAGCTGGTTGTCGGGGGCGTCGTCGCTCTGCAGCCAGTCGCCGAAGTACGCCAGCATGTTCCCCGGCACCGCCGCGATGTCGCCGTACTCCTCGATGACCTCGGTTCGCGCCTCGGGGCTCACCGACTGGATGAGGCTGGTCGGGAAGGGTCCGGGCTCGACGATGGCGACGTCCACGCCGAATGGCGCCAGCTCGAACCGCAGGGCCTGCGAGTACGCCTCGACTGCGTGCTTCGTCGCCGAGTAGGTGCCCGTGTAGGGCCAGGCCATCAGGCCCAGCACCGACGAGTTGTTGATGATCAGCCCGTTGCCCGCACGGCGCATGTGCGGCGCCACGGCCTGGGTCACGCGGATCATGCCGTAGTAGTTGACGTCCATCTTCCGGTGGGCCTGCTCCACGCTGTAGGCCTCGGTGTGCCCGATGTACATCACACCGGCGTTGTTGATGAGCACGTCGATCTTGTGGTCTTCGGCGACGATCTCCTGGATGGCCAGGTCCACGGACCCGGCGTCGGTCACGTCCATGTCGATCACCCGGATCGCATCCGACATCGTCTCGAGCTCGCGCGCTCGCTCGGCGTTCTTCGTGGCGGCGTTTCGCATGGTTGCCCACACCCGGTATCCGCGCTCGGCGAACGCACCCGCTGCCAGGTAGCCAAACCCACTGCTGCTGCCGGTGATCACGACGTTCTTCATGCCCTCTTCCCCCTGTTCGATACCGAAACGTACCGCACGGTACACAACTATCAGGCACACTGTGCGCATGAGTGGCGGCGGCACGGAGAACCACGACGAGGCCCGCCGCCGACCCGGCCGACCGCGGTCGTTCAACCGCGAGGCCACGATCGATGCCGCCATCGCGTGCTACTGGCGCGAGGGGCCCGACGGCATCTCCCTCAATGAGGTGTGCCGGGAGGTGAAGGTCTCGAAGCCGGGGATCTACCGCGAGTTCGGGGGCGAGGACGGCCTGCTCGCGGCCGTCATTGATCGCTACCGCGAGCAGGCGGTGCAGCCACTGCTCGACCTGCTGGCCTCAGACCTCGCCTTCGACGAGGTGCTGCAGACCGTCCTGGCCGCACAGACCGCCGAGCGCGACACGCCGATGGGCTGCCTCATCGCCGAGGCACGCCTGGGGCGCCAGCCACGTGGACCCCTCACCGCGGAGCGCATTGAGGTGGTGCGCGAGGAGATGCGCACGGCCTATGAGGCGCGCTACGAGCGAGCGCTGGCCGATGGCCAGGCCAACGAAGGCCTGGAGCCGGCGTTGGCCGCGTCGTACCTCGACGCGCAGTTCGTCATGCTGCTGATGCGCCTGCACCGCGGGGACGACCCCGAGATGGTGCGACGCCACGCCTGGCTGGCGATGCAGGTGCTGCTCGCGCCGAATAGGTAGCCCCCGGAACGCGGAAGGCCCCGACTCGGCGGGGCCTTCCGGTCATTCCTGGAGCGGTGTCCTCACTCAGATGCAGCCCGA is part of the Actinomycetota bacterium genome and harbors:
- a CDS encoding SDR family oxidoreductase, producing MAASIVASRLNDRGRPGRRRASSWFSVPPPLMRTVCLIVVYRAVRFGIEQGEEGMKNVVITGSSSGFGYLAAGAFAERGYRVWATMRNAATKNAERARELETMSDAIRVIDMDVTDAGSVDLAIQEIVAEDHKIDVLINNAGVMYIGHTEAYSVEQAHRKMDVNYYGMIRVTQAVAPHMRRAGNGLIINNSSVLGLMAWPYTGTYSATKHAVEAYSQALRFELAPFGVDVAIVEPGPFPTSLIQSVSPEARTEVIEEYGDIAAVPGNMLAYFGDWLQSDDAPDNQLVVDAYLALADADAGARATRTVVGPDFGANEMNQATQPIQDAVLGALNLDSVLVRP
- a CDS encoding pentapeptide repeat-containing protein, yielding MPGVTEKVSLQFSTLTTANFQGSALAAGSSLYGSDLTGANFRSANMSNTNLTNVNLTNADLTGAVLPAANFRTGVKWSNTTCPNGTVTSTGC
- a CDS encoding TetR/AcrR family transcriptional regulator; the protein is MPSSPCSIPKRTARYTTIRHTVRMSGGGTENHDEARRRPGRPRSFNREATIDAAIACYWREGPDGISLNEVCREVKVSKPGIYREFGGEDGLLAAVIDRYREQAVQPLLDLLASDLAFDEVLQTVLAAQTAERDTPMGCLIAEARLGRQPRGPLTAERIEVVREEMRTAYEARYERALADGQANEGLEPALAASYLDAQFVMLLMRLHRGDDPEMVRRHAWLAMQVLLAPNR
- a CDS encoding DUF2613 family protein; its protein translation is MAPVRPIATAVGAALIATTVFAATATAQNTTKSSSTNSCPSQQTVMTSDWYGSSNGYLCAQEYHDGNQSIDAGSSQASRCLGSLRR